The following is a genomic window from Crossiella equi.
CGGACAAGACTTGTGATCACCTGCTTAGCTGGCGCTGGGCGCGGTGAGCTGCCGCACGGCGTCGACAACCGTGCGGCAGCCCGCGTACTTGGTCAGGTCGTCGGCGTCGATGGGGACGGACGAGAAGCCGAGAGTGTCGACGGGCTGCGTGCGCTCGTGTGGGAGCGGCATGAGCAGGCCGAGGGCACCGGTCAGGGGGACTACGAGGCCTTCGGGGAGACGGACCAGCGGTTCAGGGAGACCTGTCGCGACGCGATGGAGTTGACGCAGCACTTCATCGCCAACCCGGCCGTCCGGCTGGATGTGAGCGCGGCGGAGAGGATCGGGCAAGAGTCCAGGAGGTTTGCGCAGGCTGGTCACTTGTTCGATTGATTGCATGGGGAGGTCTCCGCACGCAGAGAGGACGTCCCCATGCCCGGCAACCACCACACCGAGCTGTCCCTGCAGGTCAACGGCACCACGCACCGCCTACGTGTGGACAACCGCAGCACCCTGCTGGACACCCTGCGCGAGAGCCTGGGACACACCGGCCCGAAGAAGGGCTGTGACCACGGCCAGTGCGGAGCGTGCACCGTGCTGGTCGACGGCAGGCGGGTGCTGGCCTGCCTGACCCTGGCGGTGGCCGCCGACGGTGAGCGGGTCACCACCGTGGAGGGTCTGGCGCGGGACGGGAAACCGCGCGCGATCCAGGAGGCGTTCGTGCGGTTGGACGGGTTCCAGTGCGGTTTCTGCACTTCGGGGCAGCTGTGTTCGGCGGTTGGGGTGCTGGCCGAGCACCGGCAGGGGTGGCCCAGCGCGGTCACCGAGGACGTCTCGCCCGATCACCGGCCGGTGCTGGACGAGGCGGAGGTGCGCGAGCGGCTCAGCGGGAACCTGTGCCGTTGTGGCGCGCATCCCGCCATCGTGCGGGCCGTGCTGGAAAGCGTTTCCAAGGAGTCCTCCTGATGCGCCAGTTCAGCTACGAACGCGTTGACAAGGTCGCCGAGGCCGTTGCCGCTGGCGCGCGCGGGGCGACCTTTCTCGGCGGCGGCACCAACCTGGTCGATCTCATGAAGCTTGGTGTGGCGACTCCTGGCGAGTTGGTGGACGTGCGTCGTCTGCCGCTGTCCGGTGTGCGTTTGACCGGCGGTGACCTGGGCATCGGCGCCACCACCACGAACAGTGACGCCGCCGCCCACCCCGAGATCCGCCGCCGCTTCCCCGCGTTGACCCAGGCGATCCTGGCCGGTGCCTCCGGACAGATCCGCAACATGGCCACAATCGGCGGGAACCTGTTGCAACGCAACCGATGCGGCTACTTCACCGACCTGTCCCAGCCCTGCAACAAGCGTGCCCCGGGCGGTGGCTGCCCGGCGCGGGAGGGGGTGCACCACAACCACGCCATCCTCGGCGCCTCCGAGCACTGCGTGGCCACGCACGCCTCCGACATGGCCGTGGCACTGACCGCCTTCGACGCCGTCGTGCGCTACCGGACGCCCGCCGGGCTCAGCGAGGTACCCCTGGTGGACTTCTACCCGCCTGTCGGTGACACCCCGCAGCGCGAGACCGTGCTGCCACCCGGCGCGCTGATCACCGAGATCCACCTGCCCGCACTGCCCGTGGCCCGCAACTCCCGGTACCGCAAGGTCCGCGAACGCGCCTCCTACGCCTTCGCCACCGTCTCGGTGGCCGCCGCCCTGGACGTGCACCGCGGCCAGGTCCGCGACGTGCGCCTGGCCCTGGGCGGCGTGGCCTCCCGGCCCTGGCGGGCACTTGCCGCCGAGACCGTCCTGCGCGGGGGCCCGGCCACCCCCGACCGGTTCCGGCTGGCCGCCCAGGCCGAGCTCGCCGCGGCGACACCGCTGGCGCACAACGGTTACAAGGTGACCTTGGCGCGCAACCTCATCCAGGCCGTGCTCACCGACCTCGCCCGGAGCGCCGCATGACCGAGCAGAGCCAGCCCACCCGCCGCACCGTGCTCAAGGGTGCCGCCGCACTGTCCCTGGCCGGGGCGGCCGCGGCCTTGCCCGCCCACGCCGCTCCCGGGGCCCCCGCCCCCGCCCCCTCCGCCTCACCCCTTGCCCCACCCGCCATCGGTACCGCCCGCCCCCGCCTGGAAGGGCTGGCCAAGGTCACCGGCCGGGCCGACTACGCCGCCGACGAGCAGCCGCCCAGGCTCGTGCACGGCGTTGCCGTGCTGGCCACCGTGTCCAAGGGCCGCGTGGTGCGCGTCGACCAGGCCGCCGTGCTCGGGATGCCAGGGGTGCTGGGCGTGCTCGACCACACCAACGCACCACGGCTCAACCCCGAAGCGGGTGGGTTCTTCGGGCCTGAAGGCGGTCTTCAGGTGTTCCAGGGGACCGACATCCCGTTCGCGGGGCGGCCGGTCGCACTGGTCGTCGCCGAGACCCTGGAGCAGGCCCAGGCGGCCGCGCAGGCGTTGCCGGTGACCTACGAGGAGCTGCCGCATGACACCAGCCTTTCCGCCGAGCACCCTCGTCGTCGCAAGGCCACGCCCTTTTTCGGGCCCGACGCCACCGTCGGGGACGCCGACGCGGAGCTTGCCGCCTCCGCCGTGGTAGTCGACCAGCGCTACCGCACCCCGGAGGCCAACCACAGCGCCCTGGAGCCCCACGCCGCCACCGCCTGGTGGGCCGACGGCCGCCTGGAGGCCGTGGACAGCAACCAGGGGCCGCACATCGTGGCCACCGCGCTGGCCTCGCTGTTCCGCCTGGACCCGGCCACGGTGCGGGTGCGTGCCGAGCACGTGGGTGGTGGGTTCGGGGGCAAGGGCGGGCTCGGACCGCAGCTGATTCTGGCCACCATGGCCACCACCCACTTCCAGCGGCCGGTGCGCGTGGCCCTGACCCGTCCGCAGGTCTTCCTGGCCACCGCGAGCCGTCCGGCCACCGACCAGCGCGTTGTGCTCGGGGCACGCCCCGACGGTCGGCTGCGGGTGATCCAGCACGAGGCCACGTTCAGCATCTCCACCATCGCGGAGTACCTGGAGAACTGCGCGGAGCTGTCCAAGCTGCTCTACGCGGCCCCCGCGATCCGCACGCGGCTGCACGTGGTGGAACTGGACCTGCTGCCGCCGACCTCGATGCGCGGACCGGGCGCCACCACCGGCTCGTTCGCCCTGGAGTCGGCCGTGGACGAGCTGGCCGCGGCACTGCACCTGGACCCGGTCGAGCTGCGGCTGCGCAACGAACCCGCGGTGGCGCCGGTGAGCGGGCTGCCGTGGGCCAGCCGCAACCTGGCCGGGTGCCTGCGCGAGGGCGCGAAGGCCTTCGGCTGGTCCCGCCGTCCGCGCGCACCGCGTCAGCGGCGGGAGGGGGAGTGGCTGATCGGTACCGGCGTGGCGTGTTCCTCCTTCGGTACGGGTGCTTTTCCGTCCACCGCGTCGATCACCGCCGAGCGCGACGGCGGCTACACGGTGGCGGTCGGTGCGGTGGACATCGGCACCGGCGCGCGGACGGCGCTGACGGCGGTGGCCGCGGACGTGCTCGGGGTGCCGGTCTCGCGCATCCGGATCCGCATCGCCGACAGCGACCTGGGCATGGCCTGGGGCGCGGGCGGTTCGCTGGGCACCACCTCCTGGTCGTGGGCGATCGTGGCCGCGGCGGAGAAGCTGCGCGAGGCGCTGGCGGGCAAGCCCCAGCTGCCGGTGACCGCCCGCGGCGACACCACCGAGCTGCTGGGCAACCGGCCCCCGGCCGAACGCCACTCCTTCGGCGCGGTCTTCACCGAGGTCGCGGTCTCACCGGTGACCGGCGAGGTGCGGGTGCGGCGACTGCTGGGCCGCTACGCCGTCGGCCGGGTGGTCAACCCGCTGACCGCACGCAGCCAGCTCTCCGGCGGCATGATCATGGGCTTGTCCATGGCCCTGCACGAGGAAAGCGTCCGGGACGCGCGCACGGGGCGTCAGATCAACGCGGACTGGGCGGGCTACCACATCTCCGCACACGCCGACATCCCGGACATCGACGTGGACTTCGTGCCAGACCACGAGCCCGACGACCCGCACGGCCTCAAGGGCGTGGGCGAGATCGGCACGGTGGGCACGGCGGCGGCGATCGCGAACGCCGTCTGGCACGCCACCGGCACCCGCCACCGCACCCTGCCCATCCGCCTGGACCGCGTGCTGGAGGCCTGAGGTGCTGGAGCTGCTCCCGGAGCTGACCCGCTGGCACGGGTGTGGCCGCCGCTTCGCCGTGGCCACCGTGCTGTCGGTGCGCGGCAGCGCCCCCAGACCGGTCGGCGCGACGATGGCGGTGGCCGAGGACGGCGAGGTGCTGGGCTCGATCTCGGGCGGCTGCGTGGAGGGCGCGGTCCACGAGCTGTGCCAGGAAGCCCTGCGGACGGGCGAGCCGAGCCGCCACCACTTCGGCTACTCGGACGAGACGGCGTTCGCGGTGGGCCTGACCTGCGGCGGGGAGCTGGAGGTCTTCATCCACCCGGACCCGCCACTGCCGCCACCCGGTACGACGGCCCTGACGCGGGTGGTCGAGGGCCCGCCCCGGTGGCTGGGCACCGTCCTGCCCCTGGCAGCCCCGGCCACCACGACCCTGCTGCCCGCCGTGCCCTGCGGTGCGCCGCACCCGGTGACGGCGCTGGCCGAGGTCCTGCCCGAACCCCGGCGCCTGATCGTGTTCGGGGCGCAGGACTTCGCGGCCGCGCTGGCGCGGGCCGGTTCGTTCCTCGGCTACACCGTGACGGTGTGCGACCCGCGGCCGGTCTTCGCCACGCGGGCCCGGTTCCCGGAGGCGGAGGTCGTGGTGGACTGGCCGCACCGCTACCTCGCCTCGACCCGGGTGGACGAGCACACCGCGATCTGCGTGCTGACCCACGACCCCAAGTTCGACCTGCCCGTGCTGGAGCTGGCGTTGCGGCTGCCGGTGGCGTACGTGGGTGCGATGGGGTCGCGGCGGGCGTGTGCGGAACGGCTGGACGCGTTGCGGGAAAAGGGGATGAGCGAGGCCGAGCTGGCTGGGTTGCGCTCGCCGATCGGGCTGGACCTCGGAGCGCGGACGGCGGAGGAGACGGCGGTGTCGATCGTGGCGGAGATGATCGCGGCGAGGCGAGGGGGCACGGGGAGACCTCTCGGGGTGGTGGACGGGGCGATTCACCGCTGACGCGGGTCGGCGGGGGTGGTGCGGGTCGAGTCGACCACGTGGCGCCGGGGGAGGGGGCGGGAAGTGGGGCGGTGATCGCGAGTTGTCCACAGCGGCGCGGCTGTCCACAGGACTGGCGGGGCGGGCTTGACAGCTGGGCTGGCCGGGCGACTTGACGACCGTGGGTGGGCCGGAGATGGCCGCTGCCCGGGCCGTTCCCGATCGGGGAACCCGCCGTCCACGGGGGCTGCCTATCCTGCCCGGCATGGGCAACGGCGACACCACCGTCCTGGACGAGGAGCAGTTCGACCGCCTCGCGCGCTACGGCGTCGAGGAGGAGGCCGGGGCGGGCCAGGACCTGTACGCCTCCGGGGACAGCTCCTACGACTTCTTCCTGCTCCGCACCGCGACCGTGGACGTCGTCCGCGACGCCACGGCCGTCCAGCCCGAACGGGTGGTCTACCGGCGCGGGCCGGGCGAGTTCCTCGGCGAGCTGAACCTGCTGACCAGGCAGCACGTCTACCTGACCGCCCGCGTCACCAGCCCGGGTACGGTCGTGCGGATCACCACGGGTGCGCTGCGGCGCGTGCTCGCCGAACAGGTCGACATCGCCGACGTGCTGATCGAGGCGTTCCGGGCGCGGCGGGAGACCATGCGGGCCTCGGCCGCGAGCGCCCTGGAGATCGTCGGGCTGGCCGAGGCCGCCGACTCGCTGGCCCTGCGCACCTACGCCACCCAGATGCTCCTGCCGCACTCCTGGTTCGACGCGGCCTCGGTGTCCGGACAGGCGCTGATGCGGGCCGCGGGGGTCGAGCGCGCCGACCTGCCCGTCACCGTGCTGGGCGAGCGCGTGCTGACCCAAACCACCCCCGGAGCGCTCGCCGAGGCCCTCGGCCTGACCTACCAGGAACGCTCCTGCACCCCGGACCTGGTCGTGGTGGGCGCCGGGCCAGCTGGCCTGGCCGCCGCGGTCTACGCCGCCTCCGAGGGCCTGGCCACCGTGCTGCTGGACGGCAGCGGGCTCGGCGGCCAGGCCGCGAAGAGCGCGCGCATCGAGAACTACCTCGGCTTCCCGCAGGGCGTCAGCGGCGAGCACCTGACCCGGCTGGCGATGGTCCAGGCGCTGAAGTTCGGGGTCCAGATCTACTCGCCCTGCAAGGTCGTGGACCTGGACCTCACCGGCGAGCGGCCAGCCGTGCTGCTCCAGGACGGCACCCGGATCGTCACCTCCGCGGTCATCGCGGCCACCGGCGCCCGCTACCGCAGCCTGGACCTCGCGGGCTGGGAACACTTCGAGCGGTCCGGCTGCATCCGTTACGCCGCAACCGAACTCGACGTCCGGGGATACGAGGGGCAGCCGGTGGCGGTCGTCGGCGGCGCCAACTCCGCCGGTCAGGCGGCGCTGTCGCTGGTCGCGCGCGGCTGCACCGTGCACCTCCTCGTGCGCGGCACCGACCTGCGGTCGCGGATGTCGGCCTACCTGGCCAACCGGATCGAGGCCCACCCCGCGATCCACGTCCGCACCGGCAGCACCGTGCACGCGCTCGACGGGGAGCAGACCCTCCGCTCGATCGTCGTCACCGGCGCCGGGAAGCCGGAGCGGCTGGACTGCCGGGGCCTGTTCTGCTTCATCGGCGCCTCGCCCGAGGCGGACTGGCTGCGCGGCGTGGCCAAGGACGAGAACGGGTTCGTCCTCACCGACTGCCGGGTGCCGGGCGGGGAACAGGGCGCCCCGCTGCCCTTCCAGACCAGCGCGCCCCGGGTCTTCGCGGTCGGCGACATCCGGTCGGGGTCGATCAAACGCGTGGCCACCGCGGTCGGTGAGGGCGCCAGCGCCGTCTCCTCGGTGCACGCCGCGCTGGCAGTCGCCGTGCGGTGATCGTCCAGCGTGGGATGCTGGTGTCGCGACTTCCGTTCCTTCACCGGCGCTGCGCCAGCGCCCGGCCGATCGCCTGCGCCGTCACCCGGACCGCCGCGGCCAGCGGCCGGACGTCGACCTCCGGCGGCAGCAGCACCGCCACCGCCGCCAGCAGACCGGCCGGGCCGAACACCGGGGCCGCCACCGAGGACACCCCGCCCACCAGCTCTGAGCGGGCCACCGCCACACCCTCGTCGCGGACCCGGGCCAGCGCCCGGTGCAGCTCCTGCGGCTGGGTGATGGTGTGACCGGTGTACTGGCGCAGGCCCCTGGCCACGACCTCGGTGAACACCGGCTGGCCCGCGTGGGCCAGGATCGCCTTGCCCACCCCCGTGCAGTGCAGCGGCACCGTGCCCGCGACCGCGGTCAGGCCGGGCAGGGGGCGGCGGCCACTGATGCGGTCCAGCAGCCGCGCGCCGGTGTCCTCCAGGACCGCCAGCTGGATGGTCTCGTGGGTGATCTCGTACAGGTCGCCCATGTGCGGCAGGGCCACCGTGCGCAGGCCCTGGGCCGGGGTGGCCAGGCTGCCCAGGCGCCACAGCCACGGTCCGACCTGGTAGCGGCCGTCCGGCAGGCGTTCCAGCGCGCCCCACGTGGTCAACGTGGCCAGCAGTCGGTGCGCGGTGGGGAGGGGGAGCTCCGCGCGCTCGGCCAGCTGGCTGAGCGTCAGGCGCGAAGCGGTCGGGGAGAAGCCGCCCAGCAGAGCCAGCAACCGGTCGGCCGCGGAGCGTTTGACGTCAGTGGAGGTGTTGCCGCCCAACGGTTTCGCTCCTTCAAGCGCCGGAGGGTCAGGACGCCCCCGACGATACGACCGGCGCGAGCGCCCGCGTCGTGCTGTGACCTGAGTCACGTGTGGCCTGGCCCGGCCTCGGTGCGCTGCTGCGTGCGGCTGCCCGGATCCACAGGCACAGCAGGACGAGTCCACTGGCGACGGCCATCAGGCCGCCCACGTCGCCAGTGGTGGCCACCGAGGCCGGGCCGAGCACCGCGCCGAGGCCGAGGC
Proteins encoded in this region:
- a CDS encoding (2Fe-2S)-binding protein: MPGNHHTELSLQVNGTTHRLRVDNRSTLLDTLRESLGHTGPKKGCDHGQCGACTVLVDGRRVLACLTLAVAADGERVTTVEGLARDGKPRAIQEAFVRLDGFQCGFCTSGQLCSAVGVLAEHRQGWPSAVTEDVSPDHRPVLDEAEVRERLSGNLCRCGAHPAIVRAVLESVSKESS
- a CDS encoding FAD-dependent oxidoreductase produces the protein MGNGDTTVLDEEQFDRLARYGVEEEAGAGQDLYASGDSSYDFFLLRTATVDVVRDATAVQPERVVYRRGPGEFLGELNLLTRQHVYLTARVTSPGTVVRITTGALRRVLAEQVDIADVLIEAFRARRETMRASAASALEIVGLAEAADSLALRTYATQMLLPHSWFDAASVSGQALMRAAGVERADLPVTVLGERVLTQTTPGALAEALGLTYQERSCTPDLVVVGAGPAGLAAAVYAASEGLATVLLDGSGLGGQAAKSARIENYLGFPQGVSGEHLTRLAMVQALKFGVQIYSPCKVVDLDLTGERPAVLLQDGTRIVTSAVIAATGARYRSLDLAGWEHFERSGCIRYAATELDVRGYEGQPVAVVGGANSAGQAALSLVARGCTVHLLVRGTDLRSRMSAYLANRIEAHPAIHVRTGSTVHALDGEQTLRSIVVTGAGKPERLDCRGLFCFIGASPEADWLRGVAKDENGFVLTDCRVPGGEQGAPLPFQTSAPRVFAVGDIRSGSIKRVATAVGEGASAVSSVHAALAVAVR
- a CDS encoding IclR family transcriptional regulator, which produces MGGNTSTDVKRSAADRLLALLGGFSPTASRLTLSQLAERAELPLPTAHRLLATLTTWGALERLPDGRYQVGPWLWRLGSLATPAQGLRTVALPHMGDLYEITHETIQLAVLEDTGARLLDRISGRRPLPGLTAVAGTVPLHCTGVGKAILAHAGQPVFTEVVARGLRQYTGHTITQPQELHRALARVRDEGVAVARSELVGGVSSVAAPVFGPAGLLAAVAVLLPPEVDVRPLAAAVRVTAQAIGRALAQRR
- a CDS encoding XdhC family protein, which codes for MLELLPELTRWHGCGRRFAVATVLSVRGSAPRPVGATMAVAEDGEVLGSISGGCVEGAVHELCQEALRTGEPSRHHFGYSDETAFAVGLTCGGELEVFIHPDPPLPPPGTTALTRVVEGPPRWLGTVLPLAAPATTTLLPAVPCGAPHPVTALAEVLPEPRRLIVFGAQDFAAALARAGSFLGYTVTVCDPRPVFATRARFPEAEVVVDWPHRYLASTRVDEHTAICVLTHDPKFDLPVLELALRLPVAYVGAMGSRRACAERLDALREKGMSEAELAGLRSPIGLDLGARTAEETAVSIVAEMIAARRGGTGRPLGVVDGAIHR
- a CDS encoding FAD binding domain-containing protein, whose protein sequence is MRQFSYERVDKVAEAVAAGARGATFLGGGTNLVDLMKLGVATPGELVDVRRLPLSGVRLTGGDLGIGATTTNSDAAAHPEIRRRFPALTQAILAGASGQIRNMATIGGNLLQRNRCGYFTDLSQPCNKRAPGGGCPAREGVHHNHAILGASEHCVATHASDMAVALTAFDAVVRYRTPAGLSEVPLVDFYPPVGDTPQRETVLPPGALITEIHLPALPVARNSRYRKVRERASYAFATVSVAAALDVHRGQVRDVRLALGGVASRPWRALAAETVLRGGPATPDRFRLAAQAELAAATPLAHNGYKVTLARNLIQAVLTDLARSAA
- a CDS encoding xanthine dehydrogenase family protein molybdopterin-binding subunit, with product MTEQSQPTRRTVLKGAAALSLAGAAAALPAHAAPGAPAPAPSASPLAPPAIGTARPRLEGLAKVTGRADYAADEQPPRLVHGVAVLATVSKGRVVRVDQAAVLGMPGVLGVLDHTNAPRLNPEAGGFFGPEGGLQVFQGTDIPFAGRPVALVVAETLEQAQAAAQALPVTYEELPHDTSLSAEHPRRRKATPFFGPDATVGDADAELAASAVVVDQRYRTPEANHSALEPHAATAWWADGRLEAVDSNQGPHIVATALASLFRLDPATVRVRAEHVGGGFGGKGGLGPQLILATMATTHFQRPVRVALTRPQVFLATASRPATDQRVVLGARPDGRLRVIQHEATFSISTIAEYLENCAELSKLLYAAPAIRTRLHVVELDLLPPTSMRGPGATTGSFALESAVDELAAALHLDPVELRLRNEPAVAPVSGLPWASRNLAGCLREGAKAFGWSRRPRAPRQRREGEWLIGTGVACSSFGTGAFPSTASITAERDGGYTVAVGAVDIGTGARTALTAVAADVLGVPVSRIRIRIADSDLGMAWGAGGSLGTTSWSWAIVAAAEKLREALAGKPQLPVTARGDTTELLGNRPPAERHSFGAVFTEVAVSPVTGEVRVRRLLGRYAVGRVVNPLTARSQLSGGMIMGLSMALHEESVRDARTGRQINADWAGYHISAHADIPDIDVDFVPDHEPDDPHGLKGVGEIGTVGTAAAIANAVWHATGTRHRTLPIRLDRVLEA